In one Sphingomonas hankookensis genomic region, the following are encoded:
- the lptE gene encoding LPS assembly lipoprotein LptE yields the protein MIRAAVLAAAFLLGGCGLRPLYAGGEGGVVRQTLSGVEVAPIAGQNGWLVANALRDRLRAEGPARYRLEIKLDDDITGLGVRRDDSITRERRTLRARYQLIDLSNGAVTLDATAGSDAGIDVVRSEYATITAERSALERLSVIVADQIVTRIALNLPKNGS from the coding sequence ATGATCCGCGCCGCCGTCCTCGCTGCCGCGTTCCTATTGGGTGGCTGCGGCCTGCGCCCGCTCTATGCCGGGGGCGAGGGCGGGGTGGTGCGCCAGACGCTATCAGGCGTCGAGGTCGCGCCGATCGCCGGGCAGAATGGCTGGCTGGTCGCCAATGCGCTGCGCGACCGGCTGCGCGCCGAAGGGCCGGCGCGCTACCGGCTGGAGATCAAGCTGGACGATGACATCACCGGTCTGGGCGTGCGGCGCGACGATTCGATCACGCGCGAACGGCGGACGCTGCGCGCGCGCTATCAGCTGATCGACCTGTCGAACGGCGCTGTGACGCTCGACGCGACGGCGGGGTCGGATGCCGGGATCGACGTGGTGCGGTCCGAATATGCGACCATCACGGCGGAACGCTCGGCGCTCGAACGGCTGTCGGTGATCGTCGCGGACCAGATCGTGACGCGGATCGCGCTGAACCTGCCCAAGAACGGCTCGTGA
- the holA gene encoding DNA polymerase III subunit delta: MKLRPEQVAAKLDRPGPDIRLYLFHGPDTAGALALAARLAKGVGEGAERVDMDGAMLKGRPGLLADESASMSLFGDARFIRVTGMGEESVEAVTLLLAAERAGNPVAAIAPTIKGTSKLVKLVTASLNAVAVACYVPDAAQAAKLAVAMARDHGLRLLGDVPDRLAAVTAGDRAVLASEIEKLALYLDASPERPRDADGEAFDAIGASIADAEMNGIVSAMIAGDAAAAALPEMPGGPIPLLRGVARRLLSLAEMRAEIDDGESVDRVMERHRVFFKEQAATAQALRRWDAPRLARALERVRDAERAALSGSGLGEVMTAAEAIAIARAAARGR, from the coding sequence GTGAAACTCCGGCCCGAGCAGGTCGCGGCCAAGCTCGACCGGCCCGGCCCCGATATCCGGCTCTACCTGTTCCACGGTCCCGACACGGCCGGCGCGCTGGCGCTGGCCGCGCGACTGGCGAAGGGCGTGGGCGAAGGGGCCGAGCGGGTCGATATGGACGGCGCGATGCTGAAAGGGCGCCCCGGCCTGCTCGCCGACGAATCCGCGTCGATGTCTCTGTTCGGCGATGCCCGCTTTATCCGCGTGACCGGCATGGGCGAGGAATCGGTCGAGGCGGTGACGCTGCTGCTCGCCGCCGAACGTGCCGGCAATCCGGTCGCCGCCATCGCGCCGACGATCAAGGGCACGTCGAAACTGGTGAAGCTGGTCACCGCGTCGCTCAACGCGGTTGCCGTCGCCTGCTACGTGCCCGATGCGGCGCAGGCGGCGAAGCTGGCGGTGGCGATGGCGCGCGACCATGGGTTGCGCCTGCTGGGTGACGTGCCCGACCGGCTGGCGGCGGTGACGGCGGGCGACCGCGCGGTGCTGGCCAGCGAGATCGAGAAGCTGGCACTCTATCTCGACGCGTCGCCCGAACGGCCGCGCGATGCCGATGGTGAGGCGTTCGACGCGATCGGCGCGTCGATCGCCGATGCGGAGATGAACGGCATCGTCAGCGCGATGATCGCGGGCGATGCAGCCGCGGCCGCGCTGCCCGAAATGCCCGGCGGACCGATCCCGCTGTTGCGCGGCGTCGCCCGGCGGCTGTTGTCGCTCGCCGAAATGCGCGCCGAAATCGATGACGGCGAAAGCGTCGACCGCGTGATGGAGCGCCACCGCGTGTTCTTCAAGGAACAGGCCGCCACCGCGCAGGCGCTGCGCCGCTGGGACGCGCCGCGCCTCGCCCGCGCTCTGGAACGGGTGCGCGATGCGGAGCGTGCGGCGCTGTCGGGCAGCGGGCTGGGCGAAGTGATGACCGCTGCCGAAGCGATCGCCATCGCCCGCGCGGCGGCGCGTGGGCGATAA
- a CDS encoding Hsp70 family protein yields MIVGIDLGTTNSACAVWQGDQPVMVPNALGEFLTPSAVSIGDDDAVLVGRAARDRMATHPDRTVTSFKRRIGTRETARLAKRDFDSEALSALVLASLKRDAEAFTGETVTGAVVTVPAYFNDRQRKATRRAGDLAGLPIKRLINEPTAAALAYGIADRGDREPFLVFDLGGGTFDVSIVEMFDGVIEVRASAGDNRLGGDDFNDCLIDLARPVLDPDGVLGKLPPDRSAALLAQAAERCRRALSEADEAELTVTVDDTALTAPVTAAAFEEHAAGLLARIREPVLRSLRDSGIVAATLSEVVLVGGATRMPVVRRAVTRMFGRFPAATVHPDHAVAMGAAVQAGLLARDAGLDEIRLTDVCPFTLGVDTSEPDGRGGFRNGLFSPIIERNSAVPISRVSSFSTVVDQQRKVNFGIYQGEAREVSGNVKLGEVTVPVPPRAAGTVSIECRFSYDSSGLLEVDIAVPETGMTRNLVIVDDEDAPDPVELEKRRAALAALKVHPRDDAVNAALLARARRAYEAFLGDTRAAIGHMLGQFESTLATQDERMIAQARAAFGAALDQIEGERFL; encoded by the coding sequence ATGATCGTCGGCATCGACCTTGGCACCACCAACAGCGCCTGTGCCGTGTGGCAGGGCGACCAGCCCGTGATGGTTCCCAATGCGCTGGGCGAGTTTCTGACGCCGTCGGCGGTCAGCATCGGCGACGACGATGCCGTACTGGTCGGGCGCGCCGCGCGCGACCGGATGGCGACGCATCCCGACCGGACCGTCACCAGTTTCAAGCGCCGAATCGGTACCCGTGAAACCGCACGGCTGGCGAAGCGCGACTTCGATTCGGAGGCACTGTCGGCACTGGTCCTCGCCAGCCTGAAGCGCGATGCCGAGGCGTTCACCGGCGAAACGGTGACCGGCGCGGTCGTGACCGTACCCGCCTACTTCAACGATCGCCAGCGCAAGGCGACACGGCGCGCCGGCGATCTGGCCGGGCTGCCGATCAAACGCCTGATCAACGAACCGACCGCCGCCGCGCTCGCCTATGGCATTGCCGACCGCGGCGACCGCGAACCGTTCCTCGTCTTCGACCTGGGCGGGGGCACGTTCGACGTATCCATCGTCGAGATGTTCGACGGGGTGATCGAGGTGCGGGCATCGGCCGGCGACAACCGGCTGGGCGGCGACGATTTCAACGACTGCCTGATCGATCTCGCCCGCCCGGTGCTCGACCCCGATGGCGTGCTGGGCAAGCTGCCGCCCGACCGTTCGGCGGCGCTGCTGGCGCAGGCGGCGGAGCGGTGCCGGCGGGCGCTCAGCGAAGCGGACGAGGCGGAACTGACGGTAACGGTGGACGACACGGCGCTGACCGCCCCGGTCACCGCCGCTGCGTTCGAGGAGCATGCCGCCGGGCTGCTGGCGCGGATTCGCGAACCGGTGCTGCGCTCGCTGCGCGACAGCGGCATCGTCGCCGCCACCTTGTCGGAGGTGGTGCTGGTCGGCGGCGCCACGCGGATGCCGGTCGTGCGCCGGGCCGTCACCCGGATGTTCGGCCGCTTTCCCGCGGCCACGGTGCATCCCGACCATGCCGTCGCGATGGGTGCGGCGGTGCAGGCCGGGCTGCTGGCGCGCGATGCCGGGCTGGACGAAATCCGCCTGACCGATGTCTGTCCGTTCACGCTGGGCGTCGACACCAGCGAGCCGGACGGGCGCGGCGGCTTTCGCAACGGATTGTTCTCGCCGATCATCGAACGCAATTCGGCGGTGCCGATCAGCCGCGTGTCGAGCTTTTCGACCGTCGTCGACCAGCAGCGCAAGGTGAACTTCGGCATCTATCAGGGCGAAGCGCGCGAGGTGTCGGGCAACGTCAAGCTGGGCGAGGTCACCGTCCCTGTGCCGCCCCGCGCCGCCGGCACCGTTTCGATCGAATGCCGCTTCAGCTATGACAGTTCGGGGCTGCTGGAGGTCGATATTGCGGTGCCGGAAACGGGCATGACCCGCAATCTGGTGATCGTCGACGACGAGGACGCGCCCGATCCCGTCGAGCTGGAAAAGCGCCGCGCGGCGCTGGCGGCGCTCAAGGTCCATCCGCGCGACGATGCGGTCAACGCCGCGCTGCTGGCGCGTGCCCGGCGCGCCTATGAGGCGTTTCTGGGCGATACCCGCGCGGCGATCGGCCATATGCTCGGCCAGTTCGAAAGCACGCTGGCGACACAGGACGAACGGATGATCGCACAGGCGCGGGCGGCGTTCGGCGCGGCGCTCGACCAGATCGAAGGCGAGCGGTTCTTGTGA
- a CDS encoding TonB-dependent receptor, translating to MRKSGILLAATACVTVAMPVSAQGLRGVVPSAGDKTDGKPAEEQSANTADIVVTATRRSQRLSNVPIAVSAYSTAALQNSGATDIRQMAQLSPSLIVSSTGSEANATARLRGIGTVGDNPGLESSVAVFIDGVYRSRTGSGLNDLGEVERIEVLRGPQGTLSGRNSSAGAISIYTKYPSFDFGGYGEATYGNFNAVRLAGALTGPIVKDKLAFRVDGVFGKRDGFYRDVVNDTDYNDRNRYFVRGQLFFKPVDNFSVRLIGDYTYRDEKCCGAVYLNTQEKLDPTPGVEGDYVPAAQNRIVAIMRSLGAVLPSDGDPYNRQIANTRGRAYSNVTKDYGGSARIGWTFSNLQLISITAYREYKAGGAADVDYGSLDIAYRPDDGNAYREFRTFTQETRLSGGLFGNRLDWMVGGYYAHEKLEVADNLRFGADFGAFAACRVVATINPLAALRAPRASGCLSAVGRAALTPAVGPTVIGGIDRLSTLNDLGSIRDLYDQTSSNYAFFTHNIFKVTDTLSLTGGLRYTHESKQLDASFVNNNTVCPAQQAALGPLLGSSNATLRSLAVGIITLTCTGNSTAALTGVPIRDSLTEGQVTGTTVLSWKPAPSTLLYASYARGYKAGGYNLDRSDLSATVFATPTAASASNLRFDPETVQAFEVGVKYSSAKFTANLAAFHSAFRNFQLNTFNGTNFIVQNISACADSLGGADRDNDPNTGRCTGKVGAGVVTQGFELEAGAYPAPDLAFNIGYTYAHTQYRRNLVGSESGEPLNNALFLLPGNQMSNAPRHTITNSAVWTPAVGRNLTALFYVDSRLSSDYNTGSDLFAEKEQDGFFLMNARIGLRGPEQRWAIEFWGQNILDTDYQQVAFSAPFQGSGSVSQVTRFGSPAFAAGNAITSSYLAEPRTYGITLRSRF from the coding sequence ATGCGTAAAAGCGGGATATTGCTGGCGGCGACCGCATGTGTGACCGTGGCGATGCCGGTGTCGGCGCAGGGCCTGCGCGGTGTCGTGCCGTCGGCCGGGGACAAGACCGACGGCAAGCCAGCCGAGGAACAGTCCGCCAACACCGCCGATATCGTGGTGACCGCGACCCGCCGGTCGCAGCGCCTGTCCAACGTGCCGATCGCGGTCAGCGCCTACAGCACCGCCGCGCTGCAAAATTCGGGCGCGACCGACATCCGCCAGATGGCGCAGCTGTCGCCGTCGCTGATCGTATCGTCGACCGGATCGGAAGCGAACGCGACCGCCCGCCTGCGCGGCATCGGCACGGTCGGCGACAATCCCGGCCTCGAAAGCTCGGTCGCGGTGTTCATCGACGGCGTCTATCGCAGCCGCACCGGTTCGGGCCTGAACGACCTGGGCGAAGTCGAGCGGATCGAGGTACTGCGCGGGCCGCAGGGCACGCTGTCGGGTCGTAACTCCTCGGCCGGCGCGATCAGCATCTACACCAAATATCCCTCGTTCGATTTCGGCGGCTATGGCGAGGCGACGTACGGCAATTTCAACGCGGTCCGCCTGGCGGGCGCGCTGACCGGCCCGATCGTCAAGGACAAGCTGGCGTTCCGCGTCGATGGCGTGTTCGGCAAGCGCGACGGCTTCTACCGCGATGTCGTCAACGACACCGATTACAACGACCGCAACCGCTATTTCGTGCGCGGGCAGCTGTTCTTCAAACCGGTCGACAATTTCTCGGTCCGGCTGATCGGCGACTATACCTATCGCGACGAGAAATGCTGCGGCGCGGTCTATCTGAACACGCAAGAAAAGCTCGATCCGACGCCGGGCGTCGAAGGCGACTATGTTCCCGCCGCGCAGAACCGCATCGTCGCCATCATGCGCAGCCTCGGCGCCGTGCTGCCGAGCGACGGCGATCCGTACAACCGCCAGATCGCCAATACGCGCGGTCGTGCCTATTCGAACGTGACCAAGGATTATGGCGGCTCGGCCCGCATCGGCTGGACCTTCTCCAACCTGCAGCTGATCTCCATCACCGCCTATCGCGAATATAAGGCGGGCGGTGCGGCCGATGTCGATTACGGCAGCCTCGACATCGCCTATCGCCCCGATGACGGCAACGCCTATCGCGAGTTCCGCACCTTTACCCAGGAAACGCGGCTGAGCGGCGGGCTGTTCGGCAACCGGCTCGACTGGATGGTCGGCGGCTATTACGCCCATGAAAAGCTGGAGGTCGCCGACAATCTGCGCTTCGGCGCCGATTTCGGTGCCTTTGCCGCCTGCCGGGTGGTCGCGACGATCAACCCGCTCGCTGCCCTGCGCGCGCCGCGGGCATCGGGGTGCCTCAGCGCGGTCGGACGTGCCGCGCTGACCCCGGCGGTCGGGCCGACGGTCATCGGCGGCATCGACCGGCTGTCGACGTTGAATGACCTGGGCAGCATCCGCGACCTGTATGACCAGACCAGCAGCAACTATGCGTTCTTCACCCACAATATCTTCAAGGTGACCGATACGCTCAGCCTGACCGGCGGTCTGCGCTATACCCATGAATCCAAGCAGCTGGACGCCAGCTTCGTGAACAACAACACCGTCTGCCCGGCGCAGCAGGCGGCACTCGGGCCGTTGCTCGGCAGCAGCAACGCGACGCTGCGGTCGCTGGCGGTGGGCATCATCACGCTGACCTGCACCGGCAATTCCACCGCCGCGCTGACCGGCGTGCCGATCCGTGATTCGCTGACCGAGGGGCAGGTGACCGGGACGACCGTGCTGTCGTGGAAGCCGGCGCCCAGCACGCTGCTCTATGCGTCCTATGCGCGCGGCTACAAGGCGGGCGGCTATAATCTCGACCGGTCGGACCTGTCGGCAACCGTGTTCGCGACGCCGACCGCCGCCAGCGCGTCCAACCTGCGCTTCGACCCGGAAACGGTGCAGGCGTTCGAAGTCGGCGTGAAATACAGCTCGGCGAAGTTCACCGCGAACCTCGCCGCCTTCCATTCGGCGTTCCGCAATTTCCAGCTGAACACCTTCAACGGCACGAACTTTATCGTGCAGAATATCAGCGCCTGCGCGGACTCGCTGGGCGGTGCGGATCGCGACAATGATCCGAACACCGGCCGCTGCACCGGAAAGGTCGGCGCGGGTGTCGTGACGCAGGGCTTCGAACTGGAAGCCGGTGCCTATCCCGCGCCCGACCTCGCCTTCAACATCGGCTATACCTATGCCCATACCCAATATCGCCGGAACCTGGTGGGCAGCGAATCGGGCGAGCCGCTGAACAACGCGCTGTTCCTGTTGCCGGGCAACCAGATGTCGAACGCACCGCGCCACACCATCACCAATTCGGCGGTGTGGACCCCGGCGGTCGGCCGTAACCTGACCGCGCTGTTCTATGTCGATAGCCGCCTGTCGAGCGACTATAACACCGGGTCCGACCTGTTCGCCGAAAAGGAACAGGACGGCTTCTTCCTGATGAACGCCCGTATCGGCCTGCGTGGTCCGGAGCAGCGCTGGGCGATCGAGTTCTGGGGTCAGAACATCCTCGACACCGATTATCAGCAGGTCGCCTTCTCCGCCCCGTTCCAGGGATCGGGCAGCGTGTCGCAGGTGACGCGCTTCGGGTCGCCGGCCTTTGCGGCCGGCAATGCGATCACCTCTTCCTACCTCGCCGAACCGCGCACCTACGGCATCACGCTGCGGTCGCGGTTCTGA
- a CDS encoding methyl-accepting chemotaxis protein translates to MKIPRKLGLSFLAINASAAVVMLVFLASILMIARTTERNNHSQDVYAKALTLETAILRQNSQFRGFLVTGDTSYLKSYEEGRTEFDATAVELASMLTVPSEQAQLAEARRETLAWRRNWGDRLIAKVKAGDREGAQQEVRDAGQKVLVSKIALPLRALRATETEAMAAHADDQSGAIRMALIALVIGGIALIAIAVALAMLLSRQIARPITVLTQAMGDLAAGRHDIDVGAAGRTDELGDMARAVLVFRDAAVAKIADDRDREAAMTAIGGGLRSLSQADLTARLADVPAAFRALSDDFNLATASLNQVLGDVRGSVDSIKLNSGEIAQAASDLAERTEREAAALQESSSALDEVTRSIREGAVAAIDASSAMADTRGEAERGDAVVRQAIAAMHGIEQASDEIAQIITLIDGIAFQTNLLALNAGIEAARAGEAGKGFAVVASEVRALAQRSADAATEVKEKVKAASTHVGAGVELVEQTGEALARIIERVAGVGGSIDAIARQSDHQATSLGQINVAIAEMDAMTQQNAAMVEQTSAASRQLVAEAEALAASVATFAIDAPDAAAPRAATNVTPLQPKRSPRRWVTPPEPAPLKVANDDWDAF, encoded by the coding sequence ATGAAGATACCCCGCAAGCTCGGCCTGTCGTTCCTTGCGATCAATGCGTCGGCGGCGGTCGTGATGCTGGTGTTCCTCGCCAGCATCCTGATGATCGCGCGCACGACCGAGCGGAACAACCACAGCCAGGACGTCTATGCGAAGGCATTGACGCTGGAGACCGCGATCCTGAGGCAGAACAGCCAGTTTCGCGGCTTCCTGGTCACTGGTGATACCAGCTACCTCAAATCCTATGAGGAGGGGCGCACCGAGTTCGACGCGACGGCGGTCGAGCTGGCGAGCATGCTGACGGTCCCGTCGGAACAGGCCCAGCTGGCCGAAGCACGGCGCGAGACGCTGGCGTGGCGGCGCAACTGGGGCGACCGGCTGATCGCCAAGGTCAAGGCCGGCGACCGCGAGGGCGCGCAGCAGGAAGTGCGCGACGCCGGGCAGAAGGTGCTGGTCAGCAAGATCGCGCTGCCGCTGCGCGCGCTGCGCGCGACCGAGACCGAGGCGATGGCGGCCCATGCCGACGATCAGAGCGGCGCGATCCGCATGGCGCTGATCGCGCTGGTCATCGGCGGCATCGCGCTGATCGCGATCGCCGTCGCGCTGGCGATGCTGCTCAGCCGCCAGATCGCCCGGCCGATCACCGTCCTGACCCAGGCGATGGGCGACCTCGCCGCCGGTCGGCACGATATCGATGTCGGGGCGGCCGGCCGCACCGACGAACTGGGCGACATGGCGCGTGCGGTGCTGGTGTTCCGCGACGCGGCGGTCGCGAAGATCGCCGACGATCGCGACCGGGAAGCGGCGATGACCGCGATCGGCGGCGGCCTGCGCAGCCTGTCGCAGGCCGACCTGACCGCGCGACTGGCCGATGTGCCGGCGGCGTTCCGCGCGCTGTCCGACGATTTCAATCTGGCGACGGCCAGCCTGAACCAGGTGCTGGGCGACGTGCGCGGCAGCGTCGATTCGATCAAGCTCAACTCCGGCGAGATCGCGCAGGCGGCCAGCGACCTGGCCGAACGGACCGAGCGCGAGGCGGCGGCGTTGCAGGAATCGTCCTCGGCGCTGGACGAGGTGACGCGCTCGATCCGCGAAGGGGCGGTCGCGGCGATCGACGCCAGCAGCGCGATGGCCGATACCCGCGGCGAGGCGGAGCGCGGCGACGCGGTCGTGCGACAGGCGATCGCGGCGATGCACGGCATCGAACAGGCAAGCGACGAGATCGCGCAGATCATCACCCTGATCGACGGGATCGCGTTCCAGACCAATTTGCTGGCGCTGAACGCCGGGATCGAGGCGGCCCGCGCGGGCGAGGCGGGCAAGGGCTTTGCCGTCGTCGCGTCCGAAGTCCGCGCGCTGGCGCAGCGTTCGGCCGATGCCGCGACCGAGGTGAAGGAAAAGGTGAAGGCCGCATCGACCCATGTCGGCGCGGGCGTCGAGCTGGTCGAACAGACCGGCGAGGCGCTGGCGCGGATCATCGAGCGGGTGGCCGGTGTCGGCGGGTCGATCGACGCGATCGCGCGCCAGTCTGACCATCAGGCGACCAGCCTCGGCCAGATCAACGTCGCCATCGCCGAAATGGACGCGATGACGCAGCAGAATGCGGCGATGGTCGAACAGACCTCCGCCGCCTCGCGGCAGCTGGTCGCGGAGGCGGAAGCATTAGCCGCGTCAGTCGCGACCTTCGCGATCGATGCGCCCGACGCCGCCGCGCCGCGCGCGGCGACGAACGTGACGCCGCTGCAGCCCAAGCGCTCGCCACGCCGCTGGGTTACCCCGCCCGAGCCGGCACCGCTCAAGGTCGCCAATGACGACTGGGACGCGTTCTGA
- a CDS encoding DUF2332 domain-containing protein, which translates to MAGPLARQAEVVRALGSGFVAAILEAGERQLHRAPLTARLIDGWPGDPAADALAMRFNGALNALARRGDRPALSTLYADRAGAFDAVVGEVLADADAFIADWMREPPQTNEVARSAAIMAALMTLRAEVDLPVELLELGASAGLNLNLGRYQFNLGGVQIGDPMSPVRIAPEWRGPPPSARPVEIVGARGVDLRPLSVTDPAAQERLMAYVWADQPDRAERLHHALAIAHAHPPMLSRGDIADWLPRELARSAPPGVCRVVVHAMSQQYWGAATRATVAAALADADIPIARIGFEWTDARDAVHLTLTTYPDARARHLATCHAYGHWIDWHGAAAA; encoded by the coding sequence ATGGCAGGTCCCTTGGCCCGGCAGGCGGAGGTCGTGCGTGCGCTCGGCTCCGGCTTCGTCGCGGCGATCCTCGAGGCAGGCGAGCGCCAGCTGCATCGCGCGCCGCTGACCGCGCGGCTGATCGACGGCTGGCCGGGCGATCCGGCCGCCGATGCCTTGGCGATGCGCTTCAACGGCGCGCTGAACGCGCTGGCGCGACGCGGCGACCGTCCGGCGCTGTCGACGCTCTATGCCGATCGGGCCGGCGCGTTCGATGCGGTGGTCGGCGAGGTGCTGGCCGATGCGGACGCCTTCATCGCCGACTGGATGCGCGAGCCGCCACAGACCAACGAGGTCGCCCGCAGCGCGGCGATCATGGCGGCGCTGATGACCCTGCGGGCCGAGGTCGACCTGCCGGTCGAACTGCTCGAACTGGGGGCCAGCGCCGGGCTCAACCTCAATCTCGGTCGCTATCAGTTCAATTTGGGCGGGGTGCAGATCGGCGATCCCATGTCGCCGGTGCGTATCGCGCCCGAGTGGCGCGGCCCGCCGCCGTCGGCGCGTCCGGTCGAGATCGTCGGCGCGCGCGGCGTCGATCTGCGGCCGCTGTCGGTCACCGATCCCGCGGCACAGGAGCGGCTGATGGCCTATGTCTGGGCCGACCAGCCCGACCGCGCGGAGCGGCTGCATCACGCGCTGGCCATCGCCCATGCCCATCCGCCGATGCTCTCGCGTGGCGACATCGCCGACTGGCTGCCGCGCGAACTGGCCCGGTCCGCGCCGCCGGGCGTGTGCCGCGTGGTCGTCCACGCCATGTCGCAGCAATATTGGGGAGCGGCCACCCGCGCGACGGTCGCGGCCGCGCTGGCCGATGCCGATATCCCGATCGCCCGCATCGGTTTCGAATGGACCGACGCGCGCGACGCCGTGCACCTGACGCTCACCACCTATCCCGACGCGCGGGCCCGGCATCTGGCGACTTGCCACGCCTATGGCCACTGGATCGACTGGCATGGAGCCGCCGCCGCCTGA
- a CDS encoding phosphoribosyltransferase encodes MTTKVYLSADRLLEDSFRLANLVFDAGFHPTHIVGIWRGGAPVGIAVQELLEYRGVHSDHIAIRTASYSGIDRQDAEVRVYGLGYLVDVLTPDDRLLLIDDVFDSGRSIRAVLAELRERCGDALPGAVKVATVYYKPARNVTDLAPDFFVHQTNDWLIFPHEINGLSEDEIRAYKHGADIILR; translated from the coding sequence ATGACTACCAAAGTCTATCTGTCGGCCGACCGCCTGCTGGAGGATTCGTTCCGCCTGGCCAATCTGGTCTTCGACGCCGGGTTCCACCCGACCCATATCGTCGGCATCTGGCGCGGCGGTGCGCCGGTCGGGATCGCGGTGCAGGAACTGCTGGAATATCGCGGGGTGCACAGCGACCATATCGCGATCCGTACCGCTTCCTATAGCGGCATCGACCGGCAGGATGCCGAGGTCCGGGTCTATGGTCTCGGTTATCTGGTCGATGTGCTGACGCCCGACGATCGCCTGCTGCTGATCGACGATGTGTTCGATTCAGGCCGGTCGATCCGGGCGGTGCTGGCCGAATTGCGCGAACGTTGCGGCGATGCCCTGCCCGGCGCGGTGAAGGTCGCGACGGTCTATTACAAGCCGGCGCGCAACGTGACCGACCTGGCACCCGACTTCTTCGTGCACCAGACGAACGACTGGCTGATCTTTCCGCATGAGATCAACGGGTTGAGCGAAGACGAGATTCGCGCCTACAAGCATGGGGCGGACATCATCCTGCGCTGA
- a CDS encoding Ppx/GppA phosphatase family protein, with the protein MGDLSARLPHRGARGAPRKAASSPARPRWPGARHYAALDLGTNNCRLLIARPQGDGFAVVDAFSRIVRLGEGLAATGRLSDAAMDRTVAALKICAEKLKRRDVTLARSVATEACRRASNGPAFVERVLEETGIHLDIITAEEEARLAVLGCHALLEPGDGPALVFDIGGGSTELVLLDASGPVPRVLDWHSAPWGVVSLTESLGAGKEAPMASGAYARMRACVTESFAPFAKRLPQTTEPRRLLGTSGTVTTLASVHLGLASYDRSQIDGLIVPAESMLAVSQRLAGMSLAERGTVPCIGSERADLVVAGCAILETILALWPAERLGVADRGIREGILRRLMAGTR; encoded by the coding sequence ATGGGGGATCTCTCCGCCCGGTTGCCGCACCGGGGGGCGCGTGGCGCTCCTCGAAAGGCAGCCTCTTCGCCGGCGCGGCCGCGCTGGCCGGGTGCGCGTCATTACGCCGCGCTCGACCTTGGCACCAACAACTGCCGGCTGCTGATCGCCCGGCCGCAGGGCGACGGCTTTGCCGTGGTCGATGCGTTTTCGCGCATCGTCCGGCTGGGCGAGGGGCTGGCCGCTACCGGCCGCCTGTCCGACGCGGCGATGGATCGGACCGTCGCCGCGCTGAAAATCTGCGCCGAGAAGCTCAAGCGCCGCGACGTGACGCTCGCCCGATCGGTCGCGACCGAGGCATGCCGCCGCGCCAGCAACGGTCCGGCCTTTGTCGAACGGGTGCTGGAGGAAACCGGCATCCACCTCGACATCATCACGGCGGAGGAGGAGGCGCGCCTCGCGGTGCTCGGCTGCCATGCCTTGCTCGAACCGGGGGACGGGCCGGCTTTGGTGTTCGACATCGGCGGTGGATCGACCGAGCTGGTGCTGCTCGACGCATCGGGCCCGGTGCCGCGCGTGCTCGACTGGCATTCCGCACCCTGGGGCGTGGTGTCGCTGACCGAGAGCCTGGGCGCGGGCAAGGAAGCACCGATGGCGTCGGGCGCCTATGCCCGGATGCGCGCCTGCGTGACCGAAAGCTTCGCACCGTTCGCCAAGCGGCTGCCGCAGACGACCGAGCCGCGCCGGCTGCTCGGCACCAGCGGGACGGTGACGACGCTCGCCAGCGTGCATCTCGGCCTCGCATCCTATGACCGCTCGCAGATCGACGGGCTGATCGTGCCGGCCGAATCGATGCTGGCGGTCAGCCAGCGGCTGGCCGGCATGAGCCTGGCCGAACGCGGCACGGTGCCGTGCATCGGCAGCGAACGCGCCGATCTGGTGGTCGCGGGTTGCGCGATCCTCGAAACGATTCTGGCGCTCTGGCCCGCCGAGCGGCTAGGGGTCGCCGACCGTGGGATTCGCGAAGGAATCCTGCGCCGATTGATGGCAGGAACCCGATGA